Proteins encoded within one genomic window of Saccharopolyspora pogona:
- a CDS encoding L-lactate permease translates to MYQPILDPLFGSLGWSALAASLPLLVLFALLGVVRMTAWKASLTALVVALAVAIFIYPMPVDQAVLSAALGAAFGFFPILWIVINAIWIYNMTVTTGHFDVLQRSFSQVSDDRRIQAMIIAFCFGALLEALAGFGTPVAITTVMLLALGFSPITSAVVSLVANTAPVAFGALAAPLVTLASVTGLPLAELGAMTGRQTPLLAVFVPVVLVGIIDGMRGVRQTLPATLVCGVSFAVTQFVAANYVSVPLTDIIAALVAAGATVLLLRVWEPVGATTQPVARTDSHAAVFRSYLPT, encoded by the coding sequence GTGTACCAACCGATCCTCGATCCGCTGTTCGGCTCCCTCGGCTGGAGCGCCCTTGCGGCTTCACTACCGCTGCTCGTGCTGTTCGCCCTGCTCGGCGTCGTCCGCATGACGGCCTGGAAGGCGTCGCTGACCGCGCTGGTCGTGGCTCTGGCGGTCGCCATCTTCATCTACCCGATGCCAGTGGACCAGGCTGTACTGTCCGCGGCGCTGGGCGCGGCGTTCGGGTTCTTCCCGATCCTGTGGATCGTCATCAACGCCATCTGGATCTACAACATGACCGTCACCACGGGTCATTTCGACGTGCTGCAGCGCTCGTTCTCCCAGGTCAGCGACGACCGACGCATCCAGGCCATGATCATCGCGTTCTGCTTCGGGGCGCTGCTGGAGGCGCTGGCCGGGTTCGGCACCCCGGTGGCGATCACCACCGTGATGCTGCTGGCGCTGGGGTTCAGCCCGATCACATCCGCGGTGGTCTCGCTGGTGGCCAACACCGCTCCCGTCGCCTTCGGGGCACTGGCGGCGCCGCTGGTGACGCTCGCCAGCGTCACCGGGCTGCCGCTGGCGGAGCTCGGGGCGATGACCGGTAGGCAGACGCCGCTGCTGGCCGTGTTCGTGCCCGTGGTGCTCGTCGGGATCATCGACGGGATGCGCGGCGTGCGTCAGACGCTGCCCGCCACGCTCGTGTGCGGGGTGAGCTTCGCGGTCACCCAGTTCGTCGCGGCCAACTACGTCTCCGTGCCGCTGACCGACATCATCGCCGCGCTCGTCGCGGCCGGCGCCACCGTCCTGCTGCTGCGGGTGTGGGAGCCCGTCGGGGCCACCACCCAACCGGTGGCGAGGACGGACTCCCATGCCGCGGTGTTCCGCTCCTACCTCCCTACCTGA